GTCAATGGCAAATATATTTTGCCAGGCTGTATTGATACGCATTGCCATTTTCGCGACCCTGGAGTGACGCAAAAAGAAGATTTCATAACTGGCACACAAGCAGCCATAGCTGGTGGCGTGACGACTGTATTTGATATGCCAAATACAAATCCATCTGTATTATCTGCAAAAGATTTACAGTGGAAAGCTGATTATTTCAGCAAAAAAGCGTATGCTGATTACGGCATTTGGGGCTTAGCTTTAGGCAAATTAAATTTAGATGAATTGCCTGCTCTTTGCTCCTCTGGTGTAAGTGCTGTCAAATTTTTCTGGGGATATGCCATCAATGCTAAGACAAAAGCATTGATTTACAATTATGACCCTAAAGATACAGATGTGGTATTACCACCTGGTGATGGCGAAGTTTATGAGCTCTTTTCCGAAATGGCTAAAACAGGTAAGATAATTGCCATTCATGCCGAAAACAACGAATTAATCCAAACACTTACAGATAAATTAAAACAATCCGGCAGAACAGATTATGAAGCACTCGTAGACTCTCGCCCTGCACTGGCTGAAGCATTGACTATTCAAACAGCGGCATTACTTGCTAAAGCAACTGGTGCTCATCTGCACATCTTGCACTTAACTTCAAAAATGGGCGTTGATATAATCCGCAAGGCAAAAGCTGAAGGAGTGCATATAACGGCCGAAACTTGCCCGCAATATCTATTCTTATCCAGCAAAGATTATGATACAGTCGGTCCAATAATGAAAGTTTACCCTGTAATAAAACACGAAGAAGACCGCTTGGCATTGTGGCAAGGTTTATTCGATGGAACAGTTGACTTCATGGCTTCTGACCATGCACCTCATTTGATTTCAGAAAAACAAGGGCCTCTCTTTTCCATCCCTGCCGGCATGTGTGGTGTAGAAACCATGTTGCCACTAATGTTAAACGAAGTTAATCGTGGCAAAATAACATTGCCATTCATCGCCAAAGTCTTAGCTAAAAATGCTGCTACTATCTATAAATTAAAAGATAAAGGCAGTCTTACTGTTGGCAAAGACGCTGATATGGTAGTAGTCGATATGCAAAAAATCGATACCATTGAAAACAATAAACTGCACAGTAAACAACCACTTACCGCTTTTGCTGGCAGAGAAATTCAAGGTTGGCCAATAAAGACATTTTTACGCGGTCAACTCGTCGTAGATAACAATAATATCATCACAAACGCACCATGCGGTAAATGGATAAAATAAGCAAACAAAAAAGGCTGTACAAAAAGTGATATGCACCCAAAATATTGGACATATTAATTAAGCTACTAATTGAGACTTAGTTCTGTATTCTACGGGACTAAGTCCTTTTAGTTTTATCTTTATCCGTTTTGTATTATAATATTTTATATAAGATTTTAACTCTTTTATAAAATCTTCAACGGATTTAAATTTTTTTAAATAGAATAATTCGCTTTTTAGCAAACCAAAGAAATTTTCTATTACGGCATTATCTAAGCAATTTCCTTTTCGGCTCATGCTTTGGATAATGCCTTTTTCTTTTAATAACTCCTGATATCTTCTATTCTGATACTGCCATCCTTGGTCTGAATGTAGAATTATTCCTTTTGTTTCTTTTATCTTTCTTGTTGCATCTTTTACCATATCTAATACTTGCTTTAGTATTGGTCTTTTCGATATTTTATAACTTATTATTTCTCCGTTATATAAATCTATTATTGGTGATAAATATATTTTTTCATTACATAATGCAAATTCTGTTACATCTGTTGCCCATTTTTCGTTTGGTTTTGATGCTTTGAAATTTCTATTTAATATATTTTTAGCTATTTTCCCTTCTTGCCCTCTATACGATTTATATTTCTTTGCTCTTATCTTGCATGTTAAATTTTCTTCTTTCATCAATCTCATAAATACTTTATGATTGACTTTTATTCCTTGTTTATGCAACTGCATAGTTACTCTTCTATATCCATATCTTCCATGATTTTTATTACAAATATTATGAATTAATGTTTTTAATCCTTTATATTTGTCTTCTTTTGATAATTTTTTTAATGCATCATAATATGTGCTTTTAGCTAATTTTGTATAGTTTAATAGGGCTTTTAGAGTATATTTTTTCCTTAATTTAGCAATTACTAAAACTAATGTCTTCCTTCCTTTTCCCATTGCTTCATTAAGGCATGCCACTTTTTTAATAAGTCATTTTCCATCCTTAATTGATAAACTTCTTGTTTTAATTGTTCAACATAAGAAAGTTCTTTTTTAGGTTTGTTAACCTTATTTTTAGATTTAGATTTTTTCATAGATGGTCTACCTCGTTTCTTAGCAAGCAAACCAGAAAATCCATAAGAACTATACAACTTTTCCCATGTAGAAATTGTACCAGTATTAGGAATGGAAAATTTGGCTGCTGTTTGATTTAATGATAAATGATGTAGCCATTTATATTCAATAACTTTTTGCTTAAAGATAGGAGTATATTTACGATTTTTATGAAGAAGTTGTGAGATGCCACCATTTTCATAATGAAATATCCATCTGCAAAGAGAAGCTGTGTTTGGCATGTTTAGAATTTTAGCTACATGATAAATAGAATCTCCTTTTAAAACCATTTTAATTGCTTTAACTTTAAATTCATTTGAGTATTTAGTCATAAAAAAACTGCACCTCCAAAAGTTGTTTTTTTTGTCCAACTTTTGGGGTGCAGTTCAAAAGTACAGTCTTTTTTATTATCAATAAAATCAATTATGTGTACGACGGGCAAAATCATTAAAGCGAAATTTATCCGGTCTATGGCGTGAAATCGTATACTGAAACAATGTCGTATCTTCTAGAAATACGAATGATGCTATATTCACTATCATATCATAATTTTTTAAATCCATTAATTTTTGGTCTTTTGAAGTAACTGGTCGACACGTTATTTCTTTTTTTGCATAACCAATTTTAAGCTCTAATTCATGTTCTAAATAATCATATAAAGAATTTTGTGCTATTTGTTCATTAATATATGGTACTATATCAGCATTTAAGATATCTGTATCAAAAATAACTGCTTCGCCATTTATACGACGAATACGTTCAATATACCAAACTTTCGTATCATTTTTTAACATCAATAATTTTTTTATCTCTTCGTCAGGTTCAATACATTCACAACAATTCACAATTGTTTCTACTTTGCCCGATATCGTCGAAGCTAATTCTTTAAAACTTATAAGTCCTGATACTGGAAAATTAAAACGAGTTATATCAAGTACAATAGAGCCTTTGCCCTGTGATTTTTGAATATACCCATTTTGCGATAACATCATTAAAGCTTTTCTAACTGTATCTCTTGAAGCTTTATAATAATCTCTTAGATGAAATTCACTCGGCAATAATTCACCTGCTTTTATCTTATGTGATTCAATCATATTCAATAAATCTTGATAAATTGCTTCATATTTTTTCATCTATTATTTTCCTCCTTTAGTTTTGTTTACCTCGTCATCAGTCTTTCCTACAAGTATTTTTAAAGCTTTTGTAACTACATGCAATAA
The window above is part of the Megamonas hypermegale genome. Proteins encoded here:
- a CDS encoding IS3 family transposase — encoded protein: MGKGRKTLVLVIAKLRKKYTLKALLNYTKLAKSTYYDALKKLSKEDKYKGLKTLIHNICNKNHGRYGYRRVTMQLHKQGIKVNHKVFMRLMKEENLTCKIRAKKYKSYRGQEGKIAKNILNRNFKASKPNEKWATDVTEFALCNEKIYLSPIIDLYNGEIISYKISKRPILKQVLDMVKDATRKIKETKGIILHSDQGWQYQNRRYQELLKEKGIIQSMSRKGNCLDNAVIENFFGLLKSELFYLKKFKSVEDFIKELKSYIKYYNTKRIKIKLKGLSPVEYRTKSQLVA
- a CDS encoding helix-turn-helix domain-containing protein yields the protein MTKYSNEFKVKAIKMVLKGDSIYHVAKILNMPNTASLCRWIFHYENGGISQLLHKNRKYTPIFKQKVIEYKWLHHLSLNQTAAKFSIPNTGTISTWEKLYSSYGFSGLLAKKRGRPSMKKSKSKNKVNKPKKELSYVEQLKQEVYQLRMENDLLKKWHALMKQWEKEGRH
- the treR gene encoding trehalose operon repressor; this translates as MKKYEAIYQDLLNMIESHKIKAGELLPSEFHLRDYYKASRDTVRKALMMLSQNGYIQKSQGKGSIVLDITRFNFPVSGLISFKELASTISGKVETIVNCCECIEPDEEIKKLLMLKNDTKVWYIERIRRINGEAVIFDTDILNADIVPYINEQIAQNSLYDYLEHELELKIGYAKKEITCRPVTSKDQKLMDLKNYDMIVNIASFVFLEDTTLFQYTISRHRPDKFRFNDFARRTHN
- the allB gene encoding allantoinase AllB, which codes for MYDLALKNGFVVTDTEVFRSNIYVKDEKIAEISTDDKEARQIFDVNGKYILPGCIDTHCHFRDPGVTQKEDFITGTQAAIAGGVTTVFDMPNTNPSVLSAKDLQWKADYFSKKAYADYGIWGLALGKLNLDELPALCSSGVSAVKFFWGYAINAKTKALIYNYDPKDTDVVLPPGDGEVYELFSEMAKTGKIIAIHAENNELIQTLTDKLKQSGRTDYEALVDSRPALAEALTIQTAALLAKATGAHLHILHLTSKMGVDIIRKAKAEGVHITAETCPQYLFLSSKDYDTVGPIMKVYPVIKHEEDRLALWQGLFDGTVDFMASDHAPHLISEKQGPLFSIPAGMCGVETMLPLMLNEVNRGKITLPFIAKVLAKNAATIYKLKDKGSLTVGKDADMVVVDMQKIDTIENNKLHSKQPLTAFAGREIQGWPIKTFLRGQLVVDNNNIITNAPCGKWIK